In Lentibacillus amyloliquefaciens, one DNA window encodes the following:
- a CDS encoding YtxH domain-containing protein produces the protein MGNDNSNNNQESANINTKDFMIGTLMGAIAGAVTALLLAPKSGREFRGDINEGAVQLKGRAGEWRDTALDKGSEWKDTAYTKGSELKERAYLKGSDLKTKAVDSSSRLSQKTQEKTQELSKNLQDKWNDRNSNNNDSVDEAVEEAAEEAAAEVEKSETK, from the coding sequence ATGGGGAACGATAACAGTAATAACAACCAGGAATCAGCTAACATTAATACAAAAGATTTTATGATTGGCACACTAATGGGGGCTATTGCAGGTGCTGTCACTGCTCTGCTCTTGGCACCTAAATCCGGAAGAGAATTCAGAGGTGACATTAATGAAGGCGCCGTTCAATTGAAGGGGCGTGCAGGTGAATGGCGAGACACTGCCCTTGATAAGGGGAGCGAATGGAAAGATACAGCTTACACCAAGGGTTCTGAATTGAAAGAAAGAGCTTACTTGAAAGGCTCAGACTTAAAGACAAAAGCCGTTGATTCATCTTCCAGACTTTCTCAAAAGACACAGGAAAAAACGCAGGAACTGAGCAAGAATCTGCAGGATAAATGGAACGACAGAAACAGCAACAATAATGACTCTGTCGATGAAGCAGTAGAAGAAGCAGCTGAAGAAGCTGCAGCAGAAGTCGAAAAGTCTGAAACAAAATAA
- a CDS encoding DUF948 domain-containing protein — translation MEILLYIAALIVAAAITVLVVYVIKTLKATQRTMSNVSGTLENLESQMQGITSETTELLEKTNSLADDVNQKSDKLNILFDGIKGVGNTVNEFNESLKKLSSSISSSASKNQEKVSEVLKWGNSIVDFWKKNNNKKPK, via the coding sequence ATGGAGATTTTATTGTACATAGCTGCCCTTATTGTTGCGGCTGCAATTACGGTGCTCGTTGTTTATGTGATTAAAACGCTTAAAGCAACACAGCGGACGATGAGTAATGTATCCGGCACCCTGGAGAATCTTGAGTCGCAAATGCAGGGGATTACATCTGAAACCACTGAGCTGCTCGAGAAAACGAACAGCCTGGCAGATGATGTCAATCAAAAGTCAGACAAGCTGAATATTCTGTTTGATGGCATTAAAGGTGTCGGCAACACAGTAAATGAGTTTAATGAATCATTGAAGAAGCTGTCTTCAAGCATTTCAAGCTCAGCATCCAAAAATCAGGAGAAAGTCTCCGAAGTCCTCAAATGGGGCAATTCGATTGTTGATTTTTGGAAAAAGAATAATAACAAAAAACCTAAATAA